A DNA window from Actinomadura coerulea contains the following coding sequences:
- a CDS encoding SPFH domain-containing protein — MSASDQGNSYLDKVVAQQAVLEDDLKARRSPPPPPGAVGAAPAPGPLAKRDRALGGAAPADRPGPGPVDVRISGFWRWKNVLVPPNAFVVHTRRGRAEPLHIGLGVSFRFNPSTDSFLVVPGATQTILINAYCICRELQGVLVQGYVQWIIQDFGTAYRKLDFGGDDPMRLVNLQLREQAEAAIKDKVATMGVRDVLSDKQPIIEELTARLRAVAEGEDNSDQGLGLRIVTVQIKEAVVSSSRLWENLQKPYRAEQGQIARLAELEAEEAVAQREMAAARIKETQRLEHERELAELRARNESQLFDTEAAEKLRRTRREHDDSREFAELQTETTRHALRMERERHEEEAETGRLRIERDHELARLRTEGELALADLRARSRHEQALLDLERDAARAALENERTPAAVQARLIASLPEIMARLPKPDELRAVTVGGADQTGVAGLVTQLAAVIGALRAATEGPGPEGR; from the coding sequence ATGAGCGCCTCAGACCAGGGCAACAGCTATCTGGACAAAGTCGTCGCGCAGCAGGCGGTGCTGGAGGACGACCTGAAGGCGAGGCGCTCTCCGCCGCCGCCTCCCGGCGCGGTCGGCGCGGCCCCGGCGCCGGGGCCGCTGGCCAAGCGCGACCGCGCGCTCGGCGGCGCGGCGCCCGCCGACCGTCCCGGGCCGGGGCCCGTGGACGTGCGGATCAGCGGGTTCTGGCGGTGGAAGAACGTGCTCGTCCCGCCGAACGCGTTCGTGGTGCACACCCGGCGCGGGCGGGCCGAGCCGCTGCACATCGGCCTCGGTGTGTCGTTCCGGTTCAACCCGTCCACCGACTCCTTCCTCGTGGTGCCGGGCGCGACGCAGACCATCCTGATCAACGCGTACTGCATCTGCCGGGAGCTGCAGGGCGTGCTCGTCCAGGGCTACGTCCAGTGGATCATCCAGGACTTCGGCACCGCCTACCGCAAGCTCGACTTCGGCGGCGACGACCCGATGCGGCTGGTGAACCTCCAGCTCCGCGAGCAGGCCGAGGCGGCGATCAAGGACAAGGTCGCCACGATGGGGGTGCGCGACGTCCTCAGCGACAAGCAGCCGATCATCGAGGAGCTGACGGCCCGGCTGCGCGCGGTCGCCGAGGGCGAGGACAACAGCGACCAGGGGCTCGGCCTGCGGATCGTCACGGTGCAGATCAAGGAGGCCGTGGTCAGCTCGTCGCGGCTCTGGGAGAACCTGCAGAAGCCCTACCGGGCCGAGCAGGGGCAGATCGCGCGGCTGGCGGAGCTGGAGGCGGAGGAGGCCGTCGCGCAGCGGGAGATGGCCGCCGCGCGGATCAAGGAGACGCAGCGGCTGGAGCACGAGCGCGAGCTCGCCGAGCTGCGCGCCCGCAACGAGTCGCAGCTGTTCGACACCGAGGCGGCCGAGAAGCTGCGCCGCACCCGGCGCGAGCACGACGACTCGCGCGAGTTCGCCGAGCTCCAGACCGAGACCACGCGGCACGCGCTGCGGATGGAGCGCGAGCGGCACGAGGAGGAGGCCGAGACGGGGCGGCTGCGCATCGAGCGCGACCACGAGCTCGCCCGGCTGCGCACCGAGGGCGAGCTGGCCCTCGCCGACCTGCGGGCGCGGTCGCGGCACGAGCAGGCGCTGCTCGACCTGGAGCGGGACGCCGCCCGCGCCGCGCTGGAGAACGAGCGGACGCCCGCGGCCGTCCAGGCGCGGCTCATCGCCTCGCTGCCGGAGATCATGGCCAGGCTGCCCAAGCCGGACGAGCTGCGCGCCGTCACCGTGGGCGGCGCCGACCAGACCGGCGTCGCCGGCCTGGTCACGCAGCTCGCCGCCGTCATCGGCGCGCTGCGCGCCGCTACGGAAGGGCCTGGTCCGGAGGGAAGGTGA
- a CDS encoding cytochrome P450 yields the protein MTIHRTATGRVPLHGPEFAKDPKGAYARMREHGDLAPVELAPDVPATLVLGYDAALEILRDPATFPRCSEVWEEAVGPECPVLPMMMSRPNALFTNGAVHARLRSVIVDSLDRVDPVSLRENVERSADTLIDRFSGDGKADILGQYARTLPLLVFNEILGCTPEIGDKLLRGMTAIFDTVSAEEGNALLGEAAGELVAYKRANPGADVTSWMLSHPAGLDDLETIHQVILLMGAGTQPEQNIIANGILLLLSDDRFGGDLSGGALPVEDALDEILWTDPPIANYASIFPRQDVDFHGYRLPAHQPILISYAAANTDPSRSIADRRGNRAHLSYAGGPHSCPARGHSRLIASVAIEKLLDRLPDVELAVPVEHLEWRPGPFHRALTALPVTFPPDQALP from the coding sequence ATGACCATCCACCGCACCGCGACCGGGCGCGTCCCGCTGCACGGGCCGGAGTTCGCCAAGGACCCGAAAGGCGCCTACGCCCGGATGCGCGAGCACGGCGACCTCGCGCCCGTCGAGCTGGCACCGGACGTGCCGGCGACGCTCGTCCTCGGCTACGACGCCGCCCTGGAGATCCTGCGCGACCCGGCCACGTTCCCGCGCTGCAGCGAGGTGTGGGAGGAGGCGGTCGGCCCCGAGTGCCCGGTGCTGCCGATGATGATGTCGCGGCCCAACGCGCTGTTCACCAACGGCGCCGTGCACGCCCGCCTGCGGTCGGTGATCGTCGACAGCCTGGACCGGGTCGACCCGGTGTCGCTGCGCGAGAACGTCGAGCGCAGCGCCGACACCCTCATCGACCGTTTCAGCGGCGACGGCAAGGCCGACATCCTCGGCCAGTACGCCCGCACGCTGCCGCTGCTGGTGTTCAACGAGATCCTCGGCTGCACGCCCGAGATCGGCGACAAGCTCCTGCGCGGCATGACCGCCATTTTCGACACCGTCTCCGCCGAGGAGGGCAACGCGCTGCTCGGCGAGGCGGCCGGCGAGCTGGTCGCGTACAAGCGCGCCAACCCGGGCGCGGACGTGACGTCCTGGATGCTGAGCCACCCCGCCGGGCTCGACGACCTGGAGACGATCCACCAGGTCATCCTGCTGATGGGGGCCGGAACCCAGCCGGAGCAGAACATCATCGCCAACGGCATCCTGCTGCTGCTCTCCGACGACCGGTTCGGCGGCGACCTGTCCGGCGGCGCCCTGCCCGTCGAGGACGCGCTCGACGAGATCCTCTGGACCGACCCCCCGATCGCCAACTACGCGTCGATCTTCCCCCGCCAGGACGTCGACTTCCACGGGTACCGGCTGCCCGCCCACCAGCCGATCCTGATCAGCTACGCCGCCGCGAACACCGACCCGTCCCGGAGCATCGCCGACCGCCGCGGCAACCGCGCCCACCTGTCCTACGCGGGCGGCCCGCACAGCTGCCCGGCCAGGGGCCACTCCCGGCTCATCGCGTCCGTCGCGATCGAGAAGCTCCTCGACCGGCTGCCGGACGTGGAGCTGGCCGTCCCCGTGGAGCACCTGGAATGGCGGCCGGGCCCGTTCCACCGGGCCCTCACCGCCCTCCCGGTCACCTTCCCTCCGGACCAGGCCCTTCCGTAG